The DNA sequence CAGTGACACCAATAACTAAACTTCTTTTAACTCGCGGTCCCAAGCTTCTAGGTATCGGACGAAGTGGTTGTTTTGGTCGACTAGGGCCATCTTGGGGGTGATGGGTTCGTCGGTTAGGGTGAAGGCGGCGATAATAAGGCGGTCGCCGGATTTACCTTTGATGGCGGCTGCGCCGTTTAGCCCGATCACACCACTGCCGGGTTCGCCAGGGATAACATAGGTCTCGAAACGCTCTCCGTTTTCGATATTCCAGACATGAACATGCTCACCGGGCAATAGGCCGACACAATCCAACAAATCACTGTCGACCTCAAGACTGCCTACATAATCGGCATTCGCATAAGTTATATGGGCATGATGTATTTTACTTTTCAACAACTGAACCAAGCGCATAGCTATAGTTTACCTTTATGCTGCCGCTTTTGTTTATGACCACTCGCAGGTATATTTTCTCCATATTTCCCTAACGCTATAAGGTCTAATGAGCGCCGTCTTACCGATACCAGCCCACCAACTAAGAGTAATAATGAACCTAACCAGACTAGAATGGTCATTGGTTTGTATCTTATCTCCAGTGGAATAATCCAGTTTGATGGGGTGGAATTACTCTCATTCGTTTCAGGATGCCCAGGCACGTTATATAATTCCAATAAGATCGCATGATTGTCGGCATCGATGCCAACTTGAGCCATTGCCCCGCCTTCCAGTTGTGCCGGTTGATTATTCTGACCATCGGTGCGCGGTT is a window from the bacterium genome containing:
- the panD gene encoding aspartate 1-decarboxylase, producing the protein MRLVQLLKSKIHHAHITYANADYVGSLEVDSDLLDCVGLLPGEHVHVWNIENGERFETYVIPGEPGSGVIGLNGAAAIKGKSGDRLIIAAFTLTDEPITPKMALVDQNNHFVRYLEAWDRELKEV